A segment of the Sandaracinaceae bacterium genome:
GTTCTCGGCGGTGAGCGCTGTGCGAAAGCCAGCCAAGTCCACCTCGAGAGGCTCCACCCCGCCCGGGTCGTGCTCCCGCAGCGCGGCCTCGCCCGACACCACGTGCAGCTTGGCGCGCTTCTTCTTGCTAACCTCGCCGAGCGACAGCCGCCCAGTAGGGAAGTGCAGCGCGAACAGCGCCCCCGCCCGCGGGGAGAGCGGCTTCAGCGGCTTGCCACCCGCGACCGCCGGCTCGAAGCGCAGCCGCCCCGCGATCATCAGGTGGATGACGAAGTGCAGCTCGCCCTCGAAGCTGAGCACCACGCGCTTGCCCAGCCGGCTCACCTGCGTGACCACGCGCCCCTCGGCGCTGGCTGGCGCAGGGGTCACGGTGCGCAGCACGAAGGGGCTCAGCAGCTCGAAGCTGGAGAGCGGCTGGCCCACGACGCGCGCGCGCAGCGCGTGGCAGTAGGCGTCGATGTCGGGCAGCTCGGGCATGGGGTTCGCGTGCGGATCACCCGTGTGGGCGACCGTTGGGGAGTCTACCAGCGCCGAGATGGCACGGTGCGCAGGACGCTCGACAACGCGCCC
Coding sequences within it:
- a CDS encoding formamidopyrimidine-DNA glycosylase: MPELPDIDAYCHALRARVVGQPLSSFELLSPFVLRTVTPAPASAEGRVVTQVSRLGKRVVLSFEGELHFVIHLMIAGRLRFEPAVAGGKPLKPLSPRAGALFALHFPTGRLSLGEVSKKKRAKLHVVSGEAALREHDPGGVEPLEVDLAGFRTALTAENHTIKRALTDPRVLSGIGNAYSDEILHRARLTPVRWTTRLTDDDFGRLYDATRAVLSEFRERMITELDGGFPEKVTAFRPDMAAHGKYGQPCPVCAKPIQRIRYADHETNYCARCQNDGVLLADRGLSRLLKGDWPKTLEGLEELKRVRSV